From a single Drosophila sulfurigaster albostrigata strain 15112-1811.04 chromosome 3, ASM2355843v2, whole genome shotgun sequence genomic region:
- the LOC133841477 gene encoding uncharacterized protein LOC133841477 isoform X1 produces MVPVTKPNTKEVQCQLAPCDESNLRADIILTPRSGRVGIFNAKDFLSRAQMNDKINNILRSPTKAPNGVRQRSVYTNNPSPQTSMRLSGTASSLSSRMSSMSLNSGSASASVGTNTAVLAKECSSQTNSNVGGRGSFRRLGLSMHQSQPMLTAIAPDLEPIVHGAKALTARFTSSSGYENDRAYCVPPQPQVHHTKQFPSPMPPPPHALGRICARPFEFSNSAPPQPPPACPGSGPIAMCNGTIQLRLREGIRIDMTLDKAVRVLNQRSMVAVSLSRNGTNSALIHPNGRILQSGSKVEIVTFDGMKTNNFVRYAKMWYKGVSFTSESCALVYLVDTAGTRTTTDTFTDLTKDYTLAVFYDDSRHGPSFMADAQEVVCKSTYTCADDGTEMYDINGFRIIQAADGLVKVSRQHNKGFIRTSPGNGSVTLTTLGIHCTASLGKTSHLFLRRNEKRMHFDGSNFIVRNAGHSAGFNENNLLIVY; encoded by the exons ATGGTCCCAGTTACAAAGCCGAACACCAAGGAGGTGCAATGCCAACTCGCGCCTTGTGATGAATCAAATCTGCGTGCAGATATAATTTTAACACCAAGGAGCGGACGCGTTGGTATCTTCAATGCCAAGGACTTTTTATCCCGTGCCCAGATGAATGACAAGATCAACAACATCTTGCGTTCGCCTACCAAGGCTCCCAATGGGGTTCGCCAGCGCTCTGTCTACACCAACAACCCATCGCCG CAGACTTCGATGCGCTTGTCTGGAACGGCTTCTTCGCTATCATCGCGCATGAGCAGCATGTCGCTGAACAGCGGCAGCGCAAGTGCAAGTGTGGGCACCAACACTGCCGTGTTGGCCAAGGAGTGTTCCAGCCAAACCAACTCTAACGTTGGTGGCCGTGGCTCGTTCCGTCGACTAGGCTTATCTATGCACCAATCTCAACCAATGCTGACAGCAATTGCTCCAGATCTCGAGCCCATTGTACATGGAGCCAAGGCGCTGACTGCTCGCTTCACTTCTTCAAGTGGCTATGAAAATGACCGTGCATATTGTGTG CCACCGCAGCCGCAAGTACACCACACAAAGCAGTTTCCATCGCCTATGCCCCCACCACCTCATGCTTTAGGACGCATTTGTGCTCGCccatttgaattttcaaaCAGTGCCCCACCACAACCGCCACCGGCCTGCCCTGGATCAGGTCCAATAGCTATGTGTAACGGCACCATTCAGCTGCGTCTTCGCGAGGGAATTCG CATTGATATGACCCTAGATAAGGCGGTGCGCGTCTTGAATCAACGTAGCATGGTCGCAGTCTCCTTGTCGCGTAATGGCACCAATTCGGCTTTAATCCATCCCAATGGTCGCATTCTCCAGAGCGGTTCGAAGGTTGAAATTGTCACATTCGATGGCATGAAGACCAATAATTTTGT GCGATATGCCAAGATGTGGTACAAGGGTGTAAGCTTCACCAGCGAATCTTGTGCTTTGGTTTATTTGGTCGACACCGCTGGAACACGCACAACAACAGATACTTTCACTGACCTGACCAAGGATTACACTTTGGCAGTGTTTTATGA cGACTCACGTCACGGTCCCTCTTTTATGGCGGATGCACAAGAAGTTGTTTGCAAGTCGACATATACTTGCGCCGACGACGGCACCGAAATGTACGACATCAATGGTTTTCGCATCATCCAGGCTGCCGATGGCCTGGTGAAGGTTTCTCGTCAGCACAACAAAGGATTCATTCGCACCAGCCCCGGTAATGGATCCGTTACTCTGACTACTCTTGGCATTCATTGCACTGCTTCATTGGGAAAGACTTCGCATCTGTTTTTGCG TCGCAATGAGAAGCGCATGCACTTCGATGGATCCAATTTCATAGTGCGCAATGCCGGACACTCGGCTGGATTTAATGAGAACAATCTTTTGATTGTTTACTAA
- the LOC133842035 gene encoding LOW QUALITY PROTEIN: endoplasmic reticulum metallopeptidase 1 (The sequence of the model RefSeq protein was modified relative to this genomic sequence to represent the inferred CDS: deleted 1 base in 1 codon): MSYTQKTNTLELVEELKKRQEAIEEEAKDSMSSDKVRRRVITPTSDASNTDPLLRHGELQLDDKQPNGCERVFISEDKIKWYWAPAFIGFWLLLYCTISIPASNHLPRPLTIKDEAKYPERFIAERAENNLQSLVALGPRVVGSRANELDTVSLLNTRMRTLRAEVGALHDIEIDRQVASGSYIHWEAVNMYQSIQNIVVKISPKGSNSSTYLLVNSHFDTVPAGPGAGDDGSMVATMMETIRVLSKSKQALKHPVVFLFNGAEENPLQASHAFITQHKWAKNCKALINLDSAGNGGREILFQSGPNHPWLMKSYRRAIKHPYASTLAEEMFQHNFIPSDTDFRIFRDHGAVPGLDMAYQYNGYVYHTSFDRAEIFPRGSFQNTGDNLLSLIREISSAPELEDTSKHAEGHTVYYDVMGWFLVFYTETEGIILNVVVSIAAIVACGLAIKLMSVNTGIKLEKLLKHTLHTFTAQILAVVAGAALTLIVAVFMDLIHLPLSWFTHNWLMLGLYFCPFFVGLGMVPAFYFQYTKNPRFPIGQRVQLLLHCHCLFLALLTLVLTICSIRSAFVLMLTCLFYTVGVVFNISTGLHNRNVAWVIPHIVCYVPPFIFFAYFSHGFIVTFIPMLGRFGDSANPELILAVFSVAIGLLTSGFLVPMLNMFRKSKTIICSLLAITLLCIILAATPLGFPYRPETSVQRFSVLHAKRTFHDTHNNVRRTDSGYFIMPQDRRTYTVKNKVVNMTLAKSVKDDCQKEMLCGLPLYNMRWHKTRARGLWINASEPVLGTEPVVKLVTKKALTTTRMRYEMQLTGPNHMGLYFQPLNGSRIDNWSFHQAPLRLGYKPPYYIYFSYGASSAALDFWLEVEKPSGDWNTPTLELGVSGFWIHHKELLTSDFTKFVNSFPNYVDVAPWPASYETWFY, translated from the exons ATGTCgtatacacaaaaaacaaacacactgGAACTGGTTGAAGAATTGAAGAAGAGGCAAGAGGCAATTGAAGAAGAGGCAAAAGACTCGATGAGCAGTGATAAAGTTCGGCGTCGCGTTATAACGCCTACCTCGGATGCCAGTAACACAGATCCATTGTTGCGACATGGTGAACTGCAGCTGGATGATAAG CAACCCAATGGCTGCGAACGCGTCTTTATCAGCGAAGACAAGATAAAATGGTATTGGGCGCCGGCTTTTATTGGCTTCTGGCTGCTCCTCTATTGTACCATATCCATACCTGCCTCGAATCACCTGCCACGCCCTCTCACCATTAAGGATGAGGCCAAGTACCCAGAACGTTTCATTGCCGAACGCGCGGAGAATAATCTTCAAAGCTTGGTGGCACTTGGACCACGTGTGGTAGGCAGTCGGGCCAATGAGCTGGACACTGTAAGTTTGCTCAACACCAGAATGCGCACGCTACGCGCTGAGGTGGGCGCTCTACATGACATTGAGATTGACAGGCAGGTTGCCTCAGGCAGCTACATTCATTGGGAGGCCGTGAACATGTATCAGAGCATTCAGAACATTGTGGTCAAGATCAGTCCCAAGGGCTCGAATAGCAGTACTTATTTGCTGGTCAACAGTCACTTCGATACGGTGCCAGCAGGTCCGGGTGCTGGCGATGATGGCTCCATGGTGGCCACCATGATGGAGACCATACGTGTGCTCTCCAAATCGAAGCAGGCACTCAAGCATCCGGTGGTGTTTTTGTTCAACGGTGCCGAGGAGAATCCGTTGCAGGCATCGCACGCTTTCATCACCCAACACAAGTGGGCCAAGAATTGCAA AGCACTGATCAACTTGGACTCGGCTGGCAATGGAGGTCGCGAGATTCTCTTTCAATCTGGTCCCAATCATCCGTGGTTGATGAAGAGTTATCGTCGCGCCATCAAGCATCCCTATGCCTCGACTTTGGCCGAGGAGATGTTCCAGCACAATTTCATTCCCTCCGACACCGATTTCCGCATCTTTCGCGATCACGGCGCTGTGCCCGGCCTGGATATGGCTTATCAGTACAATGGTTATGTGTATCACACTAGTTTCGATCGTGCTGAAATCTTTCCTCGCGGCAGCTTCCAGAACACTGGCGACAATCTTCTATCGTTGATACGCGAGATTTCCAGTGCACCCGAGTTGGAGGATACCTCGAAACACGCTGAGGGCCACACTGTCTACTATGATGTGATGGGCTGGTTCTTGGTCTTCTACACGGAAACCGAAGGCATCATTCTCAATGTGGTGGTGTCCATTGCAGCGATTGTTGCCTGCGGCTTGGCCATTAAGCTAATGTCCGTCAATACGGGCATCAAGCTGGAGAAGCTGCTCAAGCACACACTGCACACCTTTACAGCGCAGATCTTGGCCGTGGTTGCAGGTGCCGCCTTGACGCTCATCGTTGCGGTCTTCATGGATCTGATACACTTGCCATTGTCGTGGTTCACACACAATTGGCTGATGCTTGGACTGTATTTCTGTCCCTTCTTCGTTGGCTTGGGCATGGTGCCAGCCTTTTACTTCCAATACACCAAAAAT CCTCGTTTCCCGATTGGACAACGCGTTCAGTTACTGTTGCACTGCCATTGCTTATTCCTGGCCCTGCTCACCCTCGTGCTGACCATTTGCAGCATTCGCTCTGCTTTTGTGCTCATGCTCACTTGCCTCTTCTACACTGTCGGTGTGGTGTTCAACATCTCCACCGGTCTGCACAATCGCA ATGTTGCCTGGGTCATTCCACACATCGTGTGCTATGTGCCGCCTTTCATCTTCTTCGCTTACTTCTCGCACGGATTCATCGTCACTTTTATTCCCATGCTGGGACGATTTGGTGATAGCGCCAATCCTGAATTGATTTTAGCCGTCTTCAGTGTGGCCATTGGTCTGCTGACCAGCGGATTTTTGGTGCCCATGCTGAACATGTTCCGCAAGTCGAAGACCATCATTTGCTCCCTGCTGGCCATCACTTTGCTGTGCATCATTCTGGCCGCAACGCCACTCGGATTCCCCTACAGACCGGAGACGAGTGTGCAGCGTTTTTCAGTGCTG CACGCCAAGCGCACCTTCCACGATACCCACAACAATGTTCGTCGCACGGACTCTGGTTACTTCATCATGCCACAGGACAGACGCACATACACCGTCAAGA ATAAGGTTGTCAACATGACACTGGCTAAAAGTGTCAAGGACGATTGCCAAAAGGAAATGCTCTGCGGTCTGCCGCTCTACAACATGCGTTGGCATAAGACGAG AGCGCGAGGCTTATGGATCAATGCATCGGAGCCCGTGTTAGGTACAGAGCCTGTGGTTAAATTGGTAACCAAAAAAGCA CTGACAACTACAAGAATGCGATACGAGATGCAGCTGACGGGTCCCAATCATATGGGATTGTATTTCCAGCCACTTAATGGTTCTCGGATTGATAACTGGTCCTTCCATCAGGCACCATTACGTCTAGGCTATAAGCCACCATATTACATATACTTCTCGTATGGCGCAAGTAGCGCCGCTTTGGACTTCTGGCTTGAAGTTGAG AAACCAAGTGGAGATTGGAACACACCCACGTTAGAACTGGGCGTCAGTGGTTTTTGGATTCATCACAAGGAACTTCTTACATCGGATTTCACAAAGTTCGTCAACAGTTTCCCCAACTATGTTGATGTTGCGCCTTGGCCAGCGTCTTATGAGACTTGGTTCTATTAA
- the LOC133844683 gene encoding uncharacterized protein LOC133844683, with the protein MQQLSKALNTFQFYVTLAVVLASAANTIALECYVCSYTLNQSDATCLTNATAGRAINCSMKYCLTVRQEMIHNANKVNSFLRDCQDKPRMLNGVLTDPSYRTYYRSCQQNLCNGHNGRVYNTSGHIAAGGGGGGGVSGAVASGNHNAIIAGKSGSPKARTSLRDCWLLLMSLLVTVISVECMR; encoded by the exons ATGCAGCAACTGTCAAAAGctttaaacacatttcaattttacGTCACTTTGGCCGTCGTCTTAGCGTCTGCAGCTAACACAATTG CTCTCGAGTGCTACGTCTGCAGCTACACGTTGAACCAGAGTGATGCCACCTGCCTCACGAATGCCACAGCCGGACGAGCCATCAACTGCAGCATGAAGTACTGTTTGACGGTGCGTCAAGAAATGATT CACAATGCGAACAAAGTCAATTCCTTTCTACGTGACTGTCAGGATAAGCCGCGT ATGCTCAACGGAGTCCTAACGGATCCCTCCTATCGCACCTACTATCGCTCCTGCCAGCAGAATCTCTGCAATGGCCACAACGGACGAGTTTACAATACAAGTGGGCATATTGCAgctggaggaggaggtggaggaggagtcAGTGGAGCTGTTGCAAGTGGCAATCACAATGCCATTATAGCTGGCAAAAGCGGAAGCCCAAAGGCAAGGACGAGTTTGCGAGATTGCTGGCTTCTTCTCATGTCGTTGTTGGTAACTGTAATTAGCGTCGAATGCATGCGATGA
- the LOC133841479 gene encoding uncharacterized protein LOC133841479 isoform X1 translates to MVPVTKPNTKEVQCQLTACDESKLQPEVMLTPKSGRVGIFNAEDFLSRAQMNDKINNILRSPTKAPNGVRQRSVYTNNNPSPQTSMRLSGTASSLSSRMSSMSLNSGSASASVGTNTAVLAKECSSQTNASCGAGSYRGIGMPMHQSQPMLSAIAPDLEPIVHGAKSMTARFAPFGYENASPYCPPPQPQIHHTQQFPSPMPPPPHALGRVTSRTFDFENAPPPPPPCPGSGPIAMSNGTIQLRLREGVRIDMTLDKAVRVLNQRSMVAVSLSRNGTNSALIHPNGRILQSGSKVEIVTYDGMKTNNFVRYAKMWYKGVSFTSESCALIYLVDTAGTRTTTDTFTDLTKDYTLAVFYDDSRHGPSFVPDAQEVIAKSSYSCADDGTEMYDINGFRIIQAADGLVKVTRQHNKGLIRTSPGNGSVTLTTLGIHCTASLGKTSHLFLRRNEKRMHFDGSNFIVRNAGHSAGFNENNLLIVY, encoded by the exons ATGGTTCCAGTTACAAAACCGAACACCAAGGAGGTGCAGTGCCAGCTCACTGCATGTGATGAATCAAAGCTGCAACCTGAGGTCATGTTGACCCCGAAAAGCGGACGTGTTGGTATCTTCAATGCCGAGGACTTTTTGTCCCGTGCCCAGATGAATGACAAGATCAACAACATCTTGCGTTCGCCCACCAAGGCTCCCAATGGGGTTCGCCAGCGCTCTGtctacaccaacaacaacccaTCGCCG cagACTTCGATGCGCTTGTCTGGAACGGCTTCTTCGCTATCATCGCGCATGAGCAGCATGTCGCTGAACAGCGGCAGCGCAAGTGCAAGTGTGGGCACCAACACTGCCGTGTTGGCCAAGGAGTGTTCCAGCCAAACCAACGCTAGTTGTGGCGCTGGGTCGTATCGAGGTATTGGTATGCCCATGCATCAATCTCAACCAATGCTATCAGCCATTGCTCCCGACCTGGAGCCCATTGTCCATGGTGCCAAATCAATGACTGCTCGCTTTGCTCCCTTTGGGTATGAGAATGCCAGCCCATATTGTCCG CCTCCGCAGCCACAAATTCACCATACACAACAGTTCCCATCGCCGATGCCTCCACCACCACATGCCTTGGGGCGCGTCACCTCGCGCACCTTTGACTTTGAAAATgctccaccaccaccaccaccctGTCCTGGCTCTGGACCAATCGCCATGTCGAACGGCACCATTCAGCTGCGCCTACGCGAGGGTGTccg CATTGATATGACCTTAGATAAGGCCGTCCGGGTTTTAAATCAGCGCAGCATGGTTGCTGTGTCTTTGTCTCGTAACGGCACCAATTCGGCTTTAATCCATCCCAATGGCCGGATTCTCCAGAGCGGCTCGAAAGTGGAAATTGTCACATACGACGGCATGAAGACCAACAATTTTGT GAGATATGCCAAGATGTGGTACAAGGGTGTGAGCTTCACTAGCGAGTCGTGTGCTTTAATCTATCTGGTAGACACCGCTGGAACACGCACTACAACCGACACTTTCACTGACCTAACCAAAGACTACACTCTGGCAGTGTTTTATGA CGACTCACGTCACGGTCCCTCCTTTGTGCCGGATGCACAGGAGGTGATTGCCAAATCTTCGTACAGTTGCGCCGATGACGGCACCGAAATGTACGACATCAATGGTTTTCGCATCATCCAGGCTGCCGATGGCCTGGTAAAGGTTACTCGTCAGCATAACAAAGGACTCATTCGCACCAGCCCCGGTAATGGATCCGTTACTCTGACTACTCTTGGCATTCATTGCACTGCCTCGTTGGGAAAGACTTCGCATCTGTTTTTGCG TCGCAATGAGAAGCGCATGCACTTCGATGGATCCAATTTCATAGTGCGCAATGCCGGACACTCGGCTGGATTTAATGAGAACAACCTTTTGATTGTCTACTAA
- the LOC133841477 gene encoding uncharacterized protein LOC133841477 isoform X2 produces the protein MVPVTKPNTKEVQCQLAPCDESNLRADIILTPRSGRVGIFNAKDFLSRAQMNDKINNILRSPTKAPNGVRQRSVYTNNPSPTSMRLSGTASSLSSRMSSMSLNSGSASASVGTNTAVLAKECSSQTNSNVGGRGSFRRLGLSMHQSQPMLTAIAPDLEPIVHGAKALTARFTSSSGYENDRAYCVPPQPQVHHTKQFPSPMPPPPHALGRICARPFEFSNSAPPQPPPACPGSGPIAMCNGTIQLRLREGIRIDMTLDKAVRVLNQRSMVAVSLSRNGTNSALIHPNGRILQSGSKVEIVTFDGMKTNNFVRYAKMWYKGVSFTSESCALVYLVDTAGTRTTTDTFTDLTKDYTLAVFYDDSRHGPSFMADAQEVVCKSTYTCADDGTEMYDINGFRIIQAADGLVKVSRQHNKGFIRTSPGNGSVTLTTLGIHCTASLGKTSHLFLRRNEKRMHFDGSNFIVRNAGHSAGFNENNLLIVY, from the exons ATGGTCCCAGTTACAAAGCCGAACACCAAGGAGGTGCAATGCCAACTCGCGCCTTGTGATGAATCAAATCTGCGTGCAGATATAATTTTAACACCAAGGAGCGGACGCGTTGGTATCTTCAATGCCAAGGACTTTTTATCCCGTGCCCAGATGAATGACAAGATCAACAACATCTTGCGTTCGCCTACCAAGGCTCCCAATGGGGTTCGCCAGCGCTCTGTCTACACCAACAACCCATCGCCG ACTTCGATGCGCTTGTCTGGAACGGCTTCTTCGCTATCATCGCGCATGAGCAGCATGTCGCTGAACAGCGGCAGCGCAAGTGCAAGTGTGGGCACCAACACTGCCGTGTTGGCCAAGGAGTGTTCCAGCCAAACCAACTCTAACGTTGGTGGCCGTGGCTCGTTCCGTCGACTAGGCTTATCTATGCACCAATCTCAACCAATGCTGACAGCAATTGCTCCAGATCTCGAGCCCATTGTACATGGAGCCAAGGCGCTGACTGCTCGCTTCACTTCTTCAAGTGGCTATGAAAATGACCGTGCATATTGTGTG CCACCGCAGCCGCAAGTACACCACACAAAGCAGTTTCCATCGCCTATGCCCCCACCACCTCATGCTTTAGGACGCATTTGTGCTCGCccatttgaattttcaaaCAGTGCCCCACCACAACCGCCACCGGCCTGCCCTGGATCAGGTCCAATAGCTATGTGTAACGGCACCATTCAGCTGCGTCTTCGCGAGGGAATTCG CATTGATATGACCCTAGATAAGGCGGTGCGCGTCTTGAATCAACGTAGCATGGTCGCAGTCTCCTTGTCGCGTAATGGCACCAATTCGGCTTTAATCCATCCCAATGGTCGCATTCTCCAGAGCGGTTCGAAGGTTGAAATTGTCACATTCGATGGCATGAAGACCAATAATTTTGT GCGATATGCCAAGATGTGGTACAAGGGTGTAAGCTTCACCAGCGAATCTTGTGCTTTGGTTTATTTGGTCGACACCGCTGGAACACGCACAACAACAGATACTTTCACTGACCTGACCAAGGATTACACTTTGGCAGTGTTTTATGA cGACTCACGTCACGGTCCCTCTTTTATGGCGGATGCACAAGAAGTTGTTTGCAAGTCGACATATACTTGCGCCGACGACGGCACCGAAATGTACGACATCAATGGTTTTCGCATCATCCAGGCTGCCGATGGCCTGGTGAAGGTTTCTCGTCAGCACAACAAAGGATTCATTCGCACCAGCCCCGGTAATGGATCCGTTACTCTGACTACTCTTGGCATTCATTGCACTGCTTCATTGGGAAAGACTTCGCATCTGTTTTTGCG TCGCAATGAGAAGCGCATGCACTTCGATGGATCCAATTTCATAGTGCGCAATGCCGGACACTCGGCTGGATTTAATGAGAACAATCTTTTGATTGTTTACTAA
- the LOC133841479 gene encoding uncharacterized protein LOC133841479 isoform X2 encodes MVPVTKPNTKEVQCQLTACDESKLQPEVMLTPKSGRVGIFNAEDFLSRAQMNDKINNILRSPTKAPNGVRQRSVYTNNNPSPTSMRLSGTASSLSSRMSSMSLNSGSASASVGTNTAVLAKECSSQTNASCGAGSYRGIGMPMHQSQPMLSAIAPDLEPIVHGAKSMTARFAPFGYENASPYCPPPQPQIHHTQQFPSPMPPPPHALGRVTSRTFDFENAPPPPPPCPGSGPIAMSNGTIQLRLREGVRIDMTLDKAVRVLNQRSMVAVSLSRNGTNSALIHPNGRILQSGSKVEIVTYDGMKTNNFVRYAKMWYKGVSFTSESCALIYLVDTAGTRTTTDTFTDLTKDYTLAVFYDDSRHGPSFVPDAQEVIAKSSYSCADDGTEMYDINGFRIIQAADGLVKVTRQHNKGLIRTSPGNGSVTLTTLGIHCTASLGKTSHLFLRRNEKRMHFDGSNFIVRNAGHSAGFNENNLLIVY; translated from the exons ATGGTTCCAGTTACAAAACCGAACACCAAGGAGGTGCAGTGCCAGCTCACTGCATGTGATGAATCAAAGCTGCAACCTGAGGTCATGTTGACCCCGAAAAGCGGACGTGTTGGTATCTTCAATGCCGAGGACTTTTTGTCCCGTGCCCAGATGAATGACAAGATCAACAACATCTTGCGTTCGCCCACCAAGGCTCCCAATGGGGTTCGCCAGCGCTCTGtctacaccaacaacaacccaTCGCCG ACTTCGATGCGCTTGTCTGGAACGGCTTCTTCGCTATCATCGCGCATGAGCAGCATGTCGCTGAACAGCGGCAGCGCAAGTGCAAGTGTGGGCACCAACACTGCCGTGTTGGCCAAGGAGTGTTCCAGCCAAACCAACGCTAGTTGTGGCGCTGGGTCGTATCGAGGTATTGGTATGCCCATGCATCAATCTCAACCAATGCTATCAGCCATTGCTCCCGACCTGGAGCCCATTGTCCATGGTGCCAAATCAATGACTGCTCGCTTTGCTCCCTTTGGGTATGAGAATGCCAGCCCATATTGTCCG CCTCCGCAGCCACAAATTCACCATACACAACAGTTCCCATCGCCGATGCCTCCACCACCACATGCCTTGGGGCGCGTCACCTCGCGCACCTTTGACTTTGAAAATgctccaccaccaccaccaccctGTCCTGGCTCTGGACCAATCGCCATGTCGAACGGCACCATTCAGCTGCGCCTACGCGAGGGTGTccg CATTGATATGACCTTAGATAAGGCCGTCCGGGTTTTAAATCAGCGCAGCATGGTTGCTGTGTCTTTGTCTCGTAACGGCACCAATTCGGCTTTAATCCATCCCAATGGCCGGATTCTCCAGAGCGGCTCGAAAGTGGAAATTGTCACATACGACGGCATGAAGACCAACAATTTTGT GAGATATGCCAAGATGTGGTACAAGGGTGTGAGCTTCACTAGCGAGTCGTGTGCTTTAATCTATCTGGTAGACACCGCTGGAACACGCACTACAACCGACACTTTCACTGACCTAACCAAAGACTACACTCTGGCAGTGTTTTATGA CGACTCACGTCACGGTCCCTCCTTTGTGCCGGATGCACAGGAGGTGATTGCCAAATCTTCGTACAGTTGCGCCGATGACGGCACCGAAATGTACGACATCAATGGTTTTCGCATCATCCAGGCTGCCGATGGCCTGGTAAAGGTTACTCGTCAGCATAACAAAGGACTCATTCGCACCAGCCCCGGTAATGGATCCGTTACTCTGACTACTCTTGGCATTCATTGCACTGCCTCGTTGGGAAAGACTTCGCATCTGTTTTTGCG TCGCAATGAGAAGCGCATGCACTTCGATGGATCCAATTTCATAGTGCGCAATGCCGGACACTCGGCTGGATTTAATGAGAACAACCTTTTGATTGTCTACTAA